One window from the genome of Tachypleus tridentatus isolate NWPU-2018 chromosome 11, ASM421037v1, whole genome shotgun sequence encodes:
- the LOC143231760 gene encoding uncharacterized protein LOC143231760 isoform X2, whose product MLCISTFDETTINAGIQRNKRYIVSHNITKWVDSGCECQNYSCGCCAYLDIPRVRLNDTGCVNLTYLPKEYGISFTVTIDNYTVFNETISVHNPPPLCFGAPMLKEFADLCVHFYNITISWNKAYGCIKLEARLHYVTVASYELGCFSVGHGLHYISHNKNLQLLSRTGNRLF is encoded by the exons ATGTTGTGTATATCGACCTTTGATGAAACTACGATAA ATGCAGGGATTCAAAGAAATAAACGCTATATAGTGTCTCACAACATTACCAAGTGGGTTGATTCAGGCTGTGAATGTCAAAACTACTCCTGTGGTTGCTGTGCCTATCTTGACATTCCCAGAGTTCGACTGAATGATACAG GTTGTGTGAACCTTACCTACCTACCAAAGGAATATGGCATTTCCTTCACTGTGACAATTGATAACTACACAGTGTTTAATGAGACAATCTCAG TCCACAACCCTCCACCACTGTGTTTCGGAGCTCCCATGCTAAAGGAGTTTGCAGATCTGTGTGTTCACTTCTACAATATAACCATCTCCTGGAATAAGGCTTACGGATGTATCAAATTAGAGGCCAGACTTCACTATGTTACTGTAGCATCATATGAGCTTGGCTGTTTTTCTGTGGGTCACGGTCTTCATTATATATCACACAATAAGAATCTTCAGTTATTGTCAAGAACAGGAAACAGGCTTTTCTGA
- the LOC143231760 gene encoding uncharacterized protein LOC143231760 isoform X1, which translates to MRTILFCLCLFITVNFSNGYAGIQRNKRYIVSHNITKWVDSGCECQNYSCGCCAYLDIPRVRLNDTGCVNLTYLPKEYGISFTVTIDNYTVFNETISVHNPPPLCFGAPMLKEFADLCVHFYNITISWNKAYGCIKLEARLHYVTVASYELGCFSVGHGLHYISHNKNLQLLSRTGNRLF; encoded by the exons ATGAGAACAATTTTGTTTTGCTTGTGTTTATTCATCACAGTGAATTTCTCAAACGGAT ATGCAGGGATTCAAAGAAATAAACGCTATATAGTGTCTCACAACATTACCAAGTGGGTTGATTCAGGCTGTGAATGTCAAAACTACTCCTGTGGTTGCTGTGCCTATCTTGACATTCCCAGAGTTCGACTGAATGATACAG GTTGTGTGAACCTTACCTACCTACCAAAGGAATATGGCATTTCCTTCACTGTGACAATTGATAACTACACAGTGTTTAATGAGACAATCTCAG TCCACAACCCTCCACCACTGTGTTTCGGAGCTCCCATGCTAAAGGAGTTTGCAGATCTGTGTGTTCACTTCTACAATATAACCATCTCCTGGAATAAGGCTTACGGATGTATCAAATTAGAGGCCAGACTTCACTATGTTACTGTAGCATCATATGAGCTTGGCTGTTTTTCTGTGGGTCACGGTCTTCATTATATATCACACAATAAGAATCTTCAGTTATTGTCAAGAACAGGAAACAGGCTTTTCTGA